DNA from Coffea arabica cultivar ET-39 chromosome 10c, Coffea Arabica ET-39 HiFi, whole genome shotgun sequence:
AATAGATGGTAGCCCCCAAACATGCCTGGTCGAGAATGGAAAAGGACCGTTCGTAAAAGCAAAGGAAGGTGCAACCAGAAGAAGATGACGGCAGGGAAACAGGCCACAATGGTGATGGGAATGTAAGCCCACTTTTGCCTTGATTGAAGTGACAGTCCAATTGTTGTGCCAAAAGATATCATCATTGTAATTACAGCAATAGACAAGAAAACTAGACCTCTGAACAAAATCTTGGGAAGTGACTCCAGAAAATCGTCTTCTATGTATCGCGATGTTTGAATCGAAAGGAACATAAGCAGAGAAACTGCAGAGGATATCATGGATAATGCATTTGATATGGAAAATATTGAGAAAAGTTTTTTCCTCGCCAGAACTGGCATGCCCGTCTCACTATCATTGCCACCGGGTACGGTGATCATAGCAGCAAATGCAACTGTTGCGACCAGAGTAGCTACCACCATGCATGAGTTTGATAAATCCTTCGTCCATCCCTTTGCATTCTTTAGCAACTTTTCATGGGTATCAGAGAATAATTCTCGAGGAGTTTTCCCTTCGTCATTCTTTTTTATCCTTAACTCGTAATAGACTATTGCTTCCACGGCCTGCATGCAGTTAATTTGAGGATTAGTCTAGGTTTCTATATGCACTCCAATTGCTAATACTAGGTTTTTATGTGCACTCCAATTGCTAATACTGGGGCAAATACTTTGTaggggtaaaaaataaaaaagtcctCTGTGGAAAATTTAATATACAGAAAAGTTCTCCgtgatttcaaaatattcaacaCGACATCTcgtattttgaactaaattataaatgtaacggaatccgttaaacttaacgtaAATGGAGAAAGTAACCAAAatgccctgatataattaagcaaaagacagttcaaaaaaattatttgttttattctttagatagagagaattgagggttaaggggtaaaacaggtatatttgttaaaaattaggtataaaatttttttttgaggttccaataagtcataACACAAAATGAGAAAACTAAGGACGCTACAAAAGGCTTTAGTTTTGGGTGCACTATTGTGCGTTCTGGCATTTGTTTTTGTTACACCATATATTTTAAGGTGACACTTGCCTCTTTAGTTTATATCCTGTAGCCATTAGGTTCATTCAGACAACTATCACACTAAAATATGGTGTAATGTAGGTGTGATATGAAAAAGTATGATAGAAAGATCCAAAACGCAGTATTTAGAAGTATGATACGTGCCAGGTTAAGCAAGAAACTTGCATGCAAAGGAGACTAATCCAAGGTATTGTAAAGACGGTTTAAAATAGATCGAATTACTACAACATGGCATTACGTACCTTGAACCATTGGAATTCTAGCTGCATCTGAAATGCAGGACCTGGCACAGAAGCGACTTGAGATGTAGAAGCCAATTTTGCCGCCAAATGAAGGATATTATTTCCCTTATCAGCTTGTAATTCGGCAAAGGCCTTTGTATTATTTCCGATCAACTCTATTATGTGATTAAATATTTTCACTTGGCGATGCTCGACGGCCACGTGCAATAACaacagtttggcttttctgttTGCATACCAAATTAGatcaggaaaatgatttaaacacTCTTCTACAAGTTTAAAAGCTCCTTGCTCTATGGCTAAGTGCAAGATTGGGGTATGATTATCAGGGATGAAGTATTCCTGAACAGAATTGgtatcttcttccttttttaacTGCTCGCAGACAAACTCTACAATTCCAAGTGCTTGCAGGTGCCTTTCCTTTATCTTGGACACCTCCCTTATTACTGCAACAAATAGAAAGACCAGACATGTAAGCATCGACAAGACTTACgtttaaattgaaatttagtatATTTGGAAACCTTATTTAAGAATAATGGTGTCGTATTTTAGTGACATACTATAGAGAGATAAtatgttggaaaagtaaaattttggtTGGACAACAGTGtttgagaaataatataaaaattttctaaaaaatgggCAACCCATTCACATAAATTTGTAGGAGTTAGGGATGGCAACgaggcggggttggggcgggggacccctcccccgtcccccgccccgttgcctattagttccccccgtcccccgccccatcccccgcctcccgctccccccgcccctgcccc
Protein-coding regions in this window:
- the LOC113719905 gene encoding uncharacterized protein, whose protein sequence is MKGKWKDAKAIFRRNENAKTTKISNLGMTALHVAASCGQSDFVVQIVKTLTKKQLEATDQVGRTALHYVALAANAEAAEAMVKKNPDLPHLGDLQNLTPLFYAAKWRHPEQSQEMVYYLHLVTEEREPCYPFTGDSAADLIIAMTASGSYDTALCTLRRYPQLALRTNDQRIKAKLLLLHVAVEHRQVKIFNHIIELIGNNTKAFAELQADKGNNILHLAAKLASTSQVASVPGPAFQMQLEFQWFKAVEAIVYYELRIKKNDEGKTPRELFSDTHEKLLKNAKGWTKDLSNSCMVVATLVATVAFAAMITVPGGNDSETGMPVLARKKLFSIFSISNALSMISSAVSLLMFLSIQTSRYIEDDFLESLPKILFRGLVFLSIAVITMMISFGTTIGLSLQSRQKWAYIPITIVACFPAVIFFWLHLPLLLRTVLFHSRPGMFGGYHLLADDMA